One genomic window of Bacillus cereus G9842 includes the following:
- a CDS encoding phosphoadenosine phosphosulfate reductase domain-containing protein, protein MRNVISVMNREILQQLKVYLVEKEIQHQGILTPKEIVLKEMLPLCNSSLVINNSNEELKKILSTYSNKEEIVINEYKTGTNTAPTAVFVREVYDVVNKLKEAYLDSSNNRPFVFASSYGKDSVMQLYCMWLALLEIREEYGVTALKRKIFIVCSDTGLETPEVRDYMYYCSQIVQEFAIKENLPIHTKVVQPPIELSFAVKVIGKGVTISTGRSTRRNCTYWFKISPMDTLFKELTETYGQLVIFIAVRNDESENRKRTIEKYEKESFIFDHDKPNQFMCHPIKNLTTKELWDTLKYHQDSILPFGIPFEKLYALYESSNECPMQVSSQNKNSCGTNRNGCVICMMIEEDKMLLFQRDIQKRTWASPLLEFRTKLRQMLFDCNMRRHPSKHKYKQVNRYNPFIETKEEVVSGEQGKNGLKPKQYKLHREQKQYDFYTKSKGIVKNSQPVYPNVMTGSLTLKARIFLLKNALWYQRLAGVEFVNKEQLLMIKQAWKEEFDWIDNQEDLKAEPVELYNEDWGVLEIDAKFKIKMNETTIPNLHLPEEYNYKRNEYKLGKMKGERRVLNEDPSKKRNYLFYIHRQMGGNESEILSIIEKAEKRTRITLPIFFDNGWTTEKEKRVYWNIVTFIVCKPNIQNYADAAEFVENYISEGLKNKESINWWI, encoded by the coding sequence ATGCGTAACGTTATATCAGTAATGAATAGAGAAATATTACAACAGTTAAAAGTCTACTTGGTAGAGAAAGAAATACAACACCAAGGAATTTTGACACCAAAAGAGATTGTATTAAAAGAAATGCTGCCTTTATGTAATAGTTCACTAGTAATCAATAATAGCAATGAAGAACTAAAAAAAATATTAAGTACCTACTCAAATAAAGAAGAGATAGTAATAAATGAGTATAAAACTGGAACTAATACTGCACCTACAGCTGTTTTTGTCAGGGAAGTTTATGATGTAGTAAATAAATTAAAAGAAGCATATTTAGATTCATCAAATAATAGACCATTTGTATTTGCTTCTTCTTATGGAAAAGATAGTGTAATGCAGCTTTATTGTATGTGGCTAGCTTTACTTGAAATACGTGAAGAATATGGTGTAACGGCATTAAAGAGAAAGATTTTTATTGTCTGCTCTGATACAGGATTAGAGACACCCGAGGTACGAGATTATATGTACTATTGTAGTCAGATAGTTCAAGAATTTGCTATAAAAGAGAACTTGCCCATTCATACTAAGGTTGTACAGCCTCCAATTGAGCTATCATTTGCGGTAAAAGTAATTGGAAAAGGTGTAACAATAAGTACTGGTAGATCAACAAGAAGAAACTGTACATATTGGTTTAAAATTTCACCGATGGACACCCTTTTTAAAGAACTTACAGAAACTTATGGCCAGTTGGTTATTTTTATAGCGGTTCGTAATGATGAAAGTGAAAATCGAAAACGCACAATAGAAAAATATGAAAAGGAAAGTTTTATATTTGATCACGATAAACCTAACCAGTTTATGTGTCATCCTATAAAAAATTTAACTACTAAAGAGCTTTGGGATACACTCAAGTATCATCAAGATTCGATATTACCTTTTGGAATACCGTTCGAGAAATTATATGCGTTATATGAAAGTAGTAACGAATGTCCAATGCAAGTTTCATCACAGAACAAAAATAGCTGTGGTACAAACCGCAATGGTTGTGTAATTTGTATGATGATTGAAGAAGATAAAATGTTACTTTTTCAAAGGGATATACAAAAACGTACATGGGCCTCACCACTGCTTGAATTTAGAACTAAGCTTAGACAAATGTTATTTGACTGTAATATGCGCAGACACCCATCGAAACATAAATATAAACAGGTTAATAGATATAATCCGTTTATTGAGACGAAAGAAGAAGTGGTAAGTGGCGAACAAGGAAAAAATGGGTTAAAGCCAAAACAATATAAGTTACATAGGGAACAAAAACAATACGATTTTTATACAAAGAGTAAAGGTATTGTTAAAAATTCACAACCAGTATACCCTAATGTGATGACTGGGAGTCTAACATTAAAAGCTAGAATATTCTTGTTGAAAAATGCCTTATGGTATCAACGTTTAGCAGGTGTTGAATTTGTTAACAAAGAGCAATTATTAATGATAAAACAGGCTTGGAAAGAAGAATTTGATTGGATAGATAATCAAGAGGATTTAAAAGCGGAACCAGTTGAATTATATAATGAAGACTGGGGAGTACTTGAAATAGATGCAAAGTTTAAAATTAAGATGAATGAGACAACAATTCCTAATTTACATTTACCAGAGGAATATAATTATAAAAGAAATGAATATAAACTTGGAAAAATGAAAGGTGAACGTAGAGTTTTAAATGAAGATCCAAGTAAAAAAAGGAATTATTTATTTTATATTCATCGTCAAATGGGTGGAAACGAATCTGAAATTCTATCAATAATAGAGAAAGCAGAAAAAAGAACAAGAATTACTTTGCCAATTTTCTTTGATAATGGATGGACTACAGAGAAAGAGAAGAGAGTATATTGGAATATAGTAACTTTTATAGTTTGTAAACCAAATATACAAAATTATGCTGATGCAGCAGAGTTTGTGGAAAACTATATCTCTGAAGGATTAAAAAACAAAGAATCAATCAATTGGTGGATATGA